In [Mycobacterium] stephanolepidis, the genomic window GAACGTGGCAAAAGCCGCGGTGGTATCGACAATGAAAGTCGCCACTACCGCCGCACACGCGATCACCAGTGCGAACCCGCTGGTGGCGATGCCCCCCGGGGTTCGATACGGCCGCTGCATCTCGGGCTCGCGAACACGCAGCACGATGTGACTCACCATCATCAGCACATAGCTCAGCGCCGCCCCGAAAACCGCCATGTTGAGCAACATCGCGCCTTTGCCACTGAGCGACAACAGGAATCCGACGATTCCCGGCACAATCAAGGCCAGCACGGGAGCCTTCCGGCTGTTGGTGACCGACAGCCGGGTCGGCAGATAACCGGCACGGGACAACGCAAAGGTCTGCCGACTGTAGGCGTACACGATCGAGAAGAAGCTGGCGATGAGTCCGGCCAGCCCGATGTAGTTGACGGCCTTGGCGACGGTGGTGTTTCCGAGCGCCTCGACCAAGGGATTGCCCGACTGCCCCATGGCCTCGGCACCGCCCGCGCCGGGCACCAGGAACAGCACGGCCGCCCCGGTGACAACGAGCACCAGCATCGCCATCACGATGCCGCGTGGGATGTTCTTAGCGGGATCTCGGGCCTCCTCGGCCGCGAGCGGCACTCCCTCGATCGCCAGGAACAGCCAGATCGCGAACGGCACCGCCGCCCAGATTCCCAAATACCCGTAGGGCAGGAATGCCGATGCACCCGTTGCCGTTTCATCGATCGAAATGTTGGTCAGGTTGTTCACGTCGAAGCGGCCGACGGCGCCGACCGCAAAGGTGATCAGGCCTACGAGCGCGATCCCGGTGATGATGAACATCGTCCTGAGCGCCTCGCCCGCACCACTGAGATGGATACCTATGAAGATCGCGTACACAGCGAGATAGATCCACCATCCGTCCTTGAGCCCGAACAGATGCAGCGATTGGACGTAACTTCCGATGAAGGTGGCGATGGCGGCCGGAGCTATCGCGTACTCGATGAGAATCGCGGTCCCGGTTGCGAATCCACCCCACGGGCCCAGAGCACGCCGGGCGAAGGTGTACCCGCCTCCCGCGGTGGGTAATGCCGACGACATCTCTGCCATGCTGAGCACCATCGACAGATACATCGCGGCGATGACGACCGCCGCGATGGCCATACCGCCGAAACCACCCTTGCTCAGACCGGTGTTCCAGCCCGCGTAATCGCCGGAGATCACGTAGCTCACGCCAAGCCCGGCCAGTAGCACCCAGCCGGCGGTCCCCGACCTCAGCTGCCGCCGCGCGAGATAGTCGGCGTCCTCGAGATGCGATTGGACGCCCGCATGGTCATGCGCGGCCTCCGGATGTGGACTGACGGTGTCATCGGGAGTTGACATCGTCCAATTGTGCGACCGATGGCGTGCGCGTGTGCGGTAGACGCCAAGATTCGCACTCTCGTTACGACCACGCAACAAACCGGGCCGCTCGGTGCCCGATCATCGCGATCGTGGCCGCCGGGCCGCGGCTCGGAATGGTCGGCATGATCGACCCGTCGATGACAAAGAGTCCATCGACTCCCCTGACACGACAGTACTTGTCGACGACCGCGTACTTGTCCTCGTCATTACCCATGGGTGCGGTTGCGCACAGATGTTGCGACGTGGACCACCGCGGACCGCCGAACCGCCGGCCGTACAGTTCGGACACCAGACGTACTCCGTCCCGCAAGCGATCCATATCGGCGGTCTCACTGTCATATCTCAAGTCGATGTACGCCGGCACCGCAGGATCGGTCGAACGTAGTTCGACTCGACCCCGACACCGCGGAGTCATCAACGCAACACCGATCTGCCTGGCATCGGCGCCATTTACCTGCGCGCCTGCCATGGCGGCGAATCCCGTTGTGTACGGCCGTACCTCGACGCCCATCTGGCGGTCGGTATGCAACACGGTATCCAGTACGGGATAGCCCGACTGCCCACCATCGCCGGTATCGAGCACCCACTCCGCGTGGTCCATCACGCGGGTCCCCACACCGGGTAGGTCGACGATGGGATCGACCCCCACCGCGCGCAGATCATCGGCGGGCCCCAGCCCGGAGAGCAGCAGCAGCTTGGCGCTCTCAATCGCACCCGCGCTCAATATGATTCGATCGGCAGTCAGAGTCCGCACCGAGCTCCCCACCGCCACCTGGACCCCGGTGGCACGCCCGCCACCGCACAACACCCGCAATACACGAGTACTGGAGTACACCGCGAGATTGGGGCGCCAGCCCGCTCCCTCAAGGTACGCACGCGCGGGCCCAATCCGCATGCCGCTGTCGATGTTGAGCGGCACCAATCCCACCCCGACACCGGCCTTGCCGTTGAGATCTGCCACCGCCGGGTAACCGGCTTTGATGGCACGATCCGCCAATTCCCTTCCAGCGGTGCTCTGTTCGCTCCTACGTCCAATCGGTATGGGTCCCGATGAGCCGTGTAGCGGATCATCCCGAAAGTCACGATCGGTCTCCATCTCACGGAAGTGATCACGCACATCCACCCAGGCCCATCCCGGCACCGACCATCCATCGAAATCTGCGGGCCGTCCCCGCACGAAATAGCCGCCGTTGATCGCGCCGGAGCCACCCACCACCGATCCGCGCACCAACTCGGCCTGATCACCGGTCGACGTCAACGTGGCCCAGTAGTAGGTGGCTATCTGACTGCCCGGGCCGATCGGCAGGCGGTACCCATCACGTACCCCCTCCTCGTCTGCGGATGACGCCGGACCGGCCTCGACAAGCACCACACGAAACGATGGATCCTCGGAAAGGCGGCTGGCCAGAATCGAACCCGCGCTGCCCGCGCCGACAATGAGCGCATCCGCGTGGATCGGCCTACTCAGGGCCGTAATTCCGGTCGAAGCGCCCCGAGATCGCACTCCTGCACGATCCCCGACCACAAGCCAATCCCGTAGGCGATGTCGTCCAGACGCTTCAGCAACACGTACTCGAGCAGACCGATGCGATCATCGGGAGACGCCGAGTTGTCGTTGCGCTTCATCCAATCCACCACGCCGTCGACGATGGCAGCCACGACGAGCACGTGGCGACTGCGCCGCGATAGTGCGGCAGCCACCAATGCCAATGGCCAGTAGTGGCGGCACAACGCGGACGCGATCTGCAACGCGGCACCGCCCACACCCTGGGTGGCCACCCGAAGGACGTCACGTGGCGGGGTGTCCACTCCCCGCAATGTCCGCGCGACTCGCCCGGCGGCGAGCGCGGCCATACCCGCCGCGGCCAGATAGCCCATCCCCGAGCCCACCGCCGCCAGAATCCACACCAGCAGTGTCCATCGCGAGATGACCATCGGTGCCACCTTGTCGGGGTGGCGTGTCGACAGCGGCGCCGCGCTCATTCCATAAAATGCTTTGCGCGCGAACCATTCTCGAAGGGTCAGTCGATGATCATGAGCCACATGGGAGACCGGTTCGTACCGAAGCCGAGACCCTGCCTCGATCAGCCGCCAGCACAGATCCACGTCTTCACCGCATCGCAGTGATTCGTCGAACCCACCGATCTCGTCTATCGCGGCCCGGCGAACCACGATCGCCGCACTGGGGACGTACGACACCGGGCCGTACGGAACCACGGGCGCCTCGCGAAGGCCAAGGTCCAACGAGGACCTGACCGCCTCATAGCGAGCAATCGCGTTGTCGCTCAACACCAATCCCACAATCCGCGGGGCGACCAGGGCGACCGCCGGATCACTGAAATGCCCCAGCAGTGCCTCCAGCCAGCCGCGCCTGGGCACCACATCAGAGTCAAGGAAGGCGACGAAATCCGTGGTCGCCAGCTTCAGCCCGGTATTGCGGGCCGCCGCCGGACCCTGACTCTCGTCGTGACGTACCACCCGCACGTCACAGTGCATGCCCTCCAGATCGCACTCCAGGATGGGAATGGCGGAACCGTCGTCGATGACGATCACACGCATTCCGCGCAGTGCCCGTAGCAGCCTGCGAAGACCAAATCCATTGTTAAGGCATGGAATAACGACGGTGACGTCCCGATATCCGGGGCCACCCGTTGGTCGGGGGTGAGCGACGGTCGCATCCAACAGCGTCCGAGCGAGCTGCGCACTGGTCGCGTCACGGACTTCTAGCCGTCCGCCGGAAAGCAGGGTCCGCGCGGCCGGAGCCAATCGCAGCAGCCGGGTCGGAGAGCCGCCCAGTAGCGCCGAGCCCTCGTCGAGAACACGAACCCGTCGATCGACCTGTACCGCGAATCCGTCGGGCAACCGCCCCTGTGGCACGGACGCCTCTTGCGCCGGTTCGTCGCCGGTGGTCATACCAGCCGCCCGTCCGTGCCAGGTGTCCAACGGCGCACCGCGTCGGCGCATTGTCGAGTCATCGTCGCAAGCATCCGTGCGCCTTCCTGGCTGCTGGCGGTGGTCGGATCTCCGAGCACACCGATCGCGCTCACCGCCGCCACCCCGCCCGCGCGCATGGGCGCCATCAGTTCGCGCAGCGGTGCCGAATTTCCGGCGAGCACTTCCTCACGACGCACGCTCTCCGGTGAAATATGCAGCAGCAGAGAGGTTTCCACATGTCCGGCATGAGCGTCCCCGCCTTCGACCGCACACGCCCACCATGCGACGTCGCGCCCCTCTGAACGCAGCAGTCGCACCGCGGTGACCGTCGCCTCGATATTGCCGCCGTGACCGTTCACGAAGACGATGCGCCTGCACCACTGTGTGGCCGACCGGCCGTACTCAACGAGGACCTGAGTCAGCGCCGCAGTACCGATCGAGATCGTTCCAGCGAAGGATTGATGCTCTCCGCTGGATCCGTACGCGATGGCCGGGGCGAGGGCGGTCCGACCGTCGCCGGTATCGGCGGCCAGCTCCCCGGCCGCAGCGGTAGCCACAGCATCGGCAATGCGGGTGTCGGTGTCCAGCGGCAAGTGCGGCCCGTGTTGTTCGGTTGAGCCCAGCGGAGTGAACAGCGTAATGGCCTCGTCTGCGAGCTCCGGAGAGATTGCGGTGCTCAAGACAGTCGGAACAGCCACCCGCCGATGGTAGGCCGAATTCACGTCAAATGCATCCAAAGTTGGCGCACACGATCGAGGTCTTTACATCCTTGCTGGCCGTCGGCTTATGAGCTAGGCGCTATTTCGCACCGATTGTCACGCCAGTCCCTGCCGCCACATCGACGTCGCCGTCGCCGTGTTCGATTCGCGCTGCGCCGAACTAGTGCCGCCCGAGGCCCCGGGCAAATCCCTCGGGGATCAAAAGATCATCTGGCGATAGTTCGTGCACAGATTTCTTCCCGAGCCCCATCAGCGCCGAGTCGATGCCGCCGCGCATGATGTCCAGGACGTTCTCGACACCGGCCTGGCCGGAGGCCGCCAGACCCCAGAGATACGCCCGCCCGATCATCACCGCGCGCGCACCGAGGGCCAATGCCTTGACGACGTCGCTGCCCCGCCGGATGCCACCATCCAGCAGCACCTCGAGGTCACCACCGACGGCCGCCGCGATGCCCGGCAATGCGCGGATCGACGCAGGTGTTCCGTCGAGATTGTTACCACCGTGATTGGACACTGAGATAGCCGAAACTCCGCAATCCACAGCACGTTTCGCGTCATCGATGCGCATGACACCCTTGAGCATGAACGGGCCGTCCCATTGCTCACGCATCCATCGAACGTCGTCCCATGTCGGCGCCGGAGTGCCCATCCACTGTCCATATGCGTCGAAGAACGGCGGGCCGTCCTCGCCGCGGGCCGCCTGATTAGGCACCCGCAGGTCCGGAATGTTCATGTTCTTACCGAAGGACCACAGCCAGCCCGGCTTGGTGACCACTTCCGGCGCCAGCCGGATCATCGACCGCAGGTTCATCTTCTCGGGTATGGACGGGCTGCCCCAGTCGCGACCGTGCGAGAAGCTCCAGTCCAGGGTAGCGATAAGTCCTACGGCTCCAGCATCTTTCGCACGCTGAATACGCTGAGCCACATCGTCGCGTCCACCCAGCCAGTAGATCTGGAAGTGCGTCTTCGGATTGGCGGCGACCACGTCCTCGATGGGCTTGCTCGCAAAGGATGACAACCCCATGGCGGTCCCTCGCGCGGCGGCCGCCCGCGCCACAGCCACCTCGCCATCGGGGTCCACCGCCTGAACACCGGTCGGCGAGATCATCACCGGCAGTGAAATCTCTTGCCCCAAAACTGTTGTCGACAGTTCACGGTCCGGCTGAATGCCAACAACGTGGGGCTCGAATCCAAGCTCCCCGAACGCCTCGACGTTGTCGCTGACCGTCAGCCCCTTTTCACTGGCCGAGATCAGCGAGCTGTAGACGGATTTCGGCAGCCGCTTCTTGGCCCGCTGCTGGGCAATCGCGACCGTCTCGAACCATGCGTTGCGCGCCATCTACCGTCCTGCTCGTACGTTGGAAAGGGGGTTCTCGTCGCACGCGCGCGAGGGGGGCCGGCGTGTCAGGGTCAACACAACAGGGCCCGAGGCCGGGCCGCGCTTGCCCTTCGAATGCGAGTGGTCCCCAATGGGTTTGGGCACGATGCGATCTGCGGCCAGGGCCGCCTCGCCGTAACCCTGTACGCATTCCGGGTCGGGTCCATCCATCGGCAACCCGGTGAAGAACTTCGCCGCCATGCAGCCACCCCGGCAGCTGTCGTAATGTCCACAGCTGCCGCACGCACCCGCGGACTGCGGTTCGCGTAGCTCGTTGAACAACCGTGAGTGCTTCCACACCTCGTCAAATCCGCCATCCGACACCACATTTCCGGCCATGAACCGGTCGTGGATGGCGAATGGGCATGCGTATACATCACCCACCGGATCGATCAGGCACACCACCCGGCCGGCACCGCACATGTTCAGACCTGGCAAACCGCCGGAGCCATCGCCGTATGCCGACAGATGGAAGAAGGAATCACCCGTGAGCACCCGCTCACCGTTGAGCACCAGCCAGTCGTACAACTGACGCTGCTGCGCCGGGGTGGGGTGCAGCTCGTCCCACACGTCGGCGCCCCGTCCGGAGGGCCGCAGCCGCGTAATCCGCAGTGTCGCACCGTATTTTGCAGCCAGATCCGCGAACTCGTCGAGTTGGTCCACGTTGTGACGGGTGACCACCACCGAGATCTTGGCGTCCTTGAAGCCTGCGGCAGCCAGATTCTCCAGCGCGCGCACCGCCATGGCGAACGATCCCGCGCCACGCACGGCGTCGTTCACCTCTGCGGTCGCACCATCTAGCGAGATCTGCACATCGACGTAATCGCTCGCGGCCAGCCGCGCCGCCACCTCCTCGGTGATACGTACGCCATTGGTCGAGAACTTGACCCCCACGTGGTGCTCTGTCGCATAGTCCACGAGCTCCCAAAAGTCTGAGCGCACAGTGGGTTCGCCGCCACCGATGTTGACGTAGAACACCTGCATGCGTTCGAGCTCGTCGATGATGCCCTTACACTGCGCGGTGGACAACTCGCGCGGGTCACGCTTGCCCGACGATGACAGGCAGTGCACACACGACAGGTTGCAGGCGTAGGTCAGTTCCCAGGTGAGGCAGATGGGAGCATCCAGTCCCTGTTCGAACTGATCCACCAGGCGGGGTACAGCGGGAGCGCTCATCAAGCGTCCTCTCGGGTCACGATCATCGTCGAATCCGCCAGCACGGCCAGGGCCCGCTGGTACGCAGCAGCCTGACTGTCCTCGACACCGGCGGCGCGCCAAGCACTCTCAGCGCTGGTGTGGTCGGGAAGTGATTGCACGATCTGCAGCAGCGTGCGGTTTTTCAGGAAGGACAGCTTGCGGGTGCCGAAGTGGTAGAGCAGCGCCCCAAACGGCTCCGGGCGCAACGACACCTGGGGGTGCAACTGCCAGGGCCGGGTCCAATCAAAGCCGGCGGGCGCCTCGTCAATCATGGCGCTCATCGAGGTGGGGCGTCTCAGTAGACGCCGCACATCCCGTCGATCGAGACCTCTTCGACCAGCGATTCCTGTACCAACTCGGTGTCGGTGGTCTGTCCGGCGACAGTGGTGGGCTCGGCCATCTGTTCACTCCCTTGTGAGTCTGGACTGTGGCAACGATCACGATAATAATGGCATCGAGTGCAGAAAGGGAAGAGGGTGGCAGAAAATGGCACAGTTCTCATGAGTGCGCAGCCGGCGCGCGTGGGACGGCGCCCTTCGACAACCCGGGATGAGATCACCGCAGTTGCCATGGCGCTGTTCGCGCAGCGCAACTTCGACGATGTGAGCGTCGACGACATCGCCGCCGCGGCCGGTATCGCCCGGCGTACGGTGTTTCGGTACTACAGCTCCAAGAACGCAATCGTGTGGGGAGACTTCGACTCCCACCTTGAGGTGATGCGTGCATTGCTGGAACAGACGCCGGACACGGTGGACATCAGTACCGCCCTGCGCCAGGCATTGCTGACATTCAACGACTTTCCGGCCGACGAGACCCCGCGCCACCGCATGCGGATGCGGCTGATCTTGGAAATCCCTGCGTTACAGGCGTACTCGATGCTGATGTACACCGGCTGGCGCGATGTCATCGCGCAGTTCGTGGCCACACGCACCGGCACCGATCCCGGCACCCTCTTACCGCAGACCGTTGCCTGGACCCTGCTCGGAGTGGCACTCGCGGCGTACGAACAATGGCTCGCCGACGAGTCCGCCACGCTCACCACACTGCTCGGCAAGGGCCTCGATGCCGCCGAGGTGGGCCTGCGCGGGCTGGGCTGAGCTCGCGGGCGGAAGGAACAGGCGCTACTCCAGCACGTCGGCGATGGGCGTTCCTGCGGCGATCTTGGCCCGCATCTTCATCACCGGGCCGGCCATCCCGCAGCCGACGACCCCGGTGAGCACACCATCGCGTTCCAGATATGCCAGGAATTTCCGGCCGTCATCGGAAATGAGATGCACGGTATCCGCGTCGCCGAGATGTCCGAGCGACTGGATCTTCACGTCGTACTGATCGCTCCAAAAGTACGGCACGGCAGCCGCATTCGCCGCCGGCTCCTGACCGAGTAAGGCGGGTACGAGCGCGCGGACTTGATCGGCGACATTGCTCCAATGCTCCACCCGGCTGGGGCGGCCGTCAGCATCCGCCCACGCGGCGACATCGCCCAACGCCCAGACATGCGGGGTGCCGGTACGGCCCACCGCATCGCACACCACGCCGTTGTTCACCTCGACACCCGACCCGTCCAACCAGTCCGTGGCGGGCCGGCTCCCGATACCCAGCACGACGAGATCGGAGTCCAGGCGCGTGCCGTCGGACAAGGTGACGGACTGAACCCGCCCGTCTCCCTCGACCGCGTCTACGCCCACTCCCACCCGAACGTCGACGCCCTCATTGCGATGCAGCCGGGCAACCAGGTCGCCGAGCTGCTGTCCGATCGCCGCCAGCAGCGGAGCGGGTTGCGGTTCGACGAGAACCACGTCAACTCCGTTGGCACGCAATGTGGATGCGACCTCACACCCGATGAATCCGGCCCCGACCACCACCGCTCGCCGCGCCTTCGCAGCGTCGCCTCGCAGCGCGAAGCTGTCATCGGCGGTACGCAGGACGTGGATGCCGTCCAGCTCGGGGAAGGCAGCGATACGCCGGGGAACGAGGCCGGTCGCGATGACGGCCTCTCCGTACTCCAGGGTGCTGCCATCATCCAGCGTAGCCGTCCGGGCAGCAGGGTCCAGCGCGACCACCTTGGCACCGAGTCGCAGCTCAATCTGCTTCTCGTCGTAAAACTCTCGCGGTTTGAGCACTACCGCATCGATTGTCTTCTCTGCATCCCGCAGGACGTCTTTGGACAGCGGCGGACGATCGTAGGGCAAGTGCGCCTCGCTGCTCACGATGGTGATCGGCCCGGAGAACTCGGCGCGACGCAACTGTTCGGCAGTTCGCACCGCCCCCAGTCCGCCGCCGATGATCAGTACCCCTCGATCCGCATCGCTCATGGGTTTCTTCTTACACGACTGGACACGCGCGCTGTC contains:
- the eat gene encoding ethanolamine permease yields the protein MSTPDDTVSPHPEAAHDHAGVQSHLEDADYLARRQLRSGTAGWVLLAGLGVSYVISGDYAGWNTGLSKGGFGGMAIAAVVIAAMYLSMVLSMAEMSSALPTAGGGYTFARRALGPWGGFATGTAILIEYAIAPAAIATFIGSYVQSLHLFGLKDGWWIYLAVYAIFIGIHLSGAGEALRTMFIITGIALVGLITFAVGAVGRFDVNNLTNISIDETATGASAFLPYGYLGIWAAVPFAIWLFLAIEGVPLAAEEARDPAKNIPRGIVMAMLVLVVTGAAVLFLVPGAGGAEAMGQSGNPLVEALGNTTVAKAVNYIGLAGLIASFFSIVYAYSRQTFALSRAGYLPTRLSVTNSRKAPVLALIVPGIVGFLLSLSGKGAMLLNMAVFGAALSYVLMMVSHIVLRVREPEMQRPYRTPGGIATSGFALVIACAAVVATFIVDTTAAFATFGVFILFMAYFGLYSRHHLVANSPDEEFAALAEAENELK
- the mftG gene encoding mycofactocin dehydrogenase MftG, with protein sequence MHADALIVGAGSAGSILASRLSEDPSFRVVLVEAGPASSADEEGVRDGYRLPIGPGSQIATYYWATLTSTGDQAELVRGSVVGGSGAINGGYFVRGRPADFDGWSVPGWAWVDVRDHFREMETDRDFRDDPLHGSSGPIPIGRRSEQSTAGRELADRAIKAGYPAVADLNGKAGVGVGLVPLNIDSGMRIGPARAYLEGAGWRPNLAVYSSTRVLRVLCGGGRATGVQVAVGSSVRTLTADRIILSAGAIESAKLLLLSGLGPADDLRAVGVDPIVDLPGVGTRVMDHAEWVLDTGDGGQSGYPVLDTVLHTDRQMGVEVRPYTTGFAAMAGAQVNGADARQIGVALMTPRCRGRVELRSTDPAVPAYIDLRYDSETADMDRLRDGVRLVSELYGRRFGGPRWSTSQHLCATAPMGNDEDKYAVVDKYCRVRGVDGLFVIDGSIMPTIPSRGPAATIAMIGHRAARFVAWS
- the mftF gene encoding mycofactocin biosynthesis glycosyltransferase MftF (Members of this protein family, MftF, are glycosyltransferases, members of PF00535 (glycosyl transferase family 2). The encoding gene is found as part of the mycofactocin cassette, in Mycobacterium tuberculosis, many other Actinobacteria, and occasional members of other lineages. Mycofactocin itself, a putative redox carrier, is a heavily modified derivative of the C-terminal Val-Tyr dipeptide of the mycofactocin precursor MftA (TIGR03969).) gives rise to the protein MTTGDEPAQEASVPQGRLPDGFAVQVDRRVRVLDEGSALLGGSPTRLLRLAPAARTLLSGGRLEVRDATSAQLARTLLDATVAHPRPTGGPGYRDVTVVIPCLNNGFGLRRLLRALRGMRVIVIDDGSAIPILECDLEGMHCDVRVVRHDESQGPAAARNTGLKLATTDFVAFLDSDVVPRRGWLEALLGHFSDPAVALVAPRIVGLVLSDNAIARYEAVRSSLDLGLREAPVVPYGPVSYVPSAAIVVRRAAIDEIGGFDESLRCGEDVDLCWRLIEAGSRLRYEPVSHVAHDHRLTLREWFARKAFYGMSAAPLSTRHPDKVAPMVISRWTLLVWILAAVGSGMGYLAAAGMAALAAGRVARTLRGVDTPPRDVLRVATQGVGGAALQIASALCRHYWPLALVAAALSRRSRHVLVVAAIVDGVVDWMKRNDNSASPDDRIGLLEYVLLKRLDDIAYGIGLWSGIVQECDLGALRPELRP
- the mftE gene encoding mycofactocin biosynthesis peptidyl-dipeptidase MftE is translated as MNSAYHRRVAVPTVLSTAISPELADEAITLFTPLGSTEQHGPHLPLDTDTRIADAVATAAAGELAADTGDGRTALAPAIAYGSSGEHQSFAGTISIGTAALTQVLVEYGRSATQWCRRIVFVNGHGGNIEATVTAVRLLRSEGRDVAWWACAVEGGDAHAGHVETSLLLHISPESVRREEVLAGNSAPLRELMAPMRAGGVAAVSAIGVLGDPTTASSQEGARMLATMTRQCADAVRRWTPGTDGRLV
- the mftD gene encoding pre-mycofactocin synthase MftD (MftD, an enzyme found in the mycofactocin biosynthesis locus, performs an oxidative deamination of 3-amino-5-[(p-hydroxyphenyl)methyl]-4,4-dimethyl-2-pyrrolidinone (AHDP). The resulting compound, now called pre-mycofactocin (PMFT), is a biologically active redox cofactor that can oxidize the non-exchangeable NADH of TIGR03971 family SDR-type oxidoreductases.) — its product is MARNAWFETVAIAQQRAKKRLPKSVYSSLISASEKGLTVSDNVEAFGELGFEPHVVGIQPDRELSTTVLGQEISLPVMISPTGVQAVDPDGEVAVARAAAARGTAMGLSSFASKPIEDVVAANPKTHFQIYWLGGRDDVAQRIQRAKDAGAVGLIATLDWSFSHGRDWGSPSIPEKMNLRSMIRLAPEVVTKPGWLWSFGKNMNIPDLRVPNQAARGEDGPPFFDAYGQWMGTPAPTWDDVRWMREQWDGPFMLKGVMRIDDAKRAVDCGVSAISVSNHGGNNLDGTPASIRALPGIAAAVGGDLEVLLDGGIRRGSDVVKALALGARAVMIGRAYLWGLAASGQAGVENVLDIMRGGIDSALMGLGKKSVHELSPDDLLIPEGFARGLGRH
- the mftC gene encoding mycofactocin radical SAM maturase (MftC is a radical SAM/SPASM enzyme that catalyzes the first two steps in biosynthesis of the electron carrier mycofactocin from the terminal Val-Tyr dipeptide of the precursor peptide MftA.); translation: MSAPAVPRLVDQFEQGLDAPICLTWELTYACNLSCVHCLSSSGKRDPRELSTAQCKGIIDELERMQVFYVNIGGGEPTVRSDFWELVDYATEHHVGVKFSTNGVRITEEVAARLAASDYVDVQISLDGATAEVNDAVRGAGSFAMAVRALENLAAAGFKDAKISVVVTRHNVDQLDEFADLAAKYGATLRITRLRPSGRGADVWDELHPTPAQQRQLYDWLVLNGERVLTGDSFFHLSAYGDGSGGLPGLNMCGAGRVVCLIDPVGDVYACPFAIHDRFMAGNVVSDGGFDEVWKHSRLFNELREPQSAGACGSCGHYDSCRGGCMAAKFFTGLPMDGPDPECVQGYGEAALAADRIVPKPIGDHSHSKGKRGPASGPVVLTLTRRPPSRACDENPLSNVRAGR
- the mftB gene encoding mycofactocin biosynthesis chaperone MftB (MftB, a small protein, is a peptide chaperone that assists the radical SAM enzyme MftC in performing two modifications to the C-terminal Val-Tyr dipeptide of the mycofactocin precursor peptide, MftA. MftB's role is analogous to the role of PqqD in the biosynthesis of PQQ, a cofactor that derives entirely from a Tyr and a Glu in the precursor PqqA.) — its product is MSAMIDEAPAGFDWTRPWQLHPQVSLRPEPFGALLYHFGTRKLSFLKNRTLLQIVQSLPDHTSAESAWRAAGVEDSQAAAYQRALAVLADSTMIVTREDA
- the mftA gene encoding mycofactocin precursor MftA (Mycofactocin is a small molecule electron carrier derived from the final two amino acids, Val-Tyr, of MftA, the mycofactocin precursor. It plays a role in redox homeostasis and the metabolism of alcohols and aldehydes in Actinobacteria, including Mycobacterium tuberculosis.) produces the protein MAEPTTVAGQTTDTELVQESLVEEVSIDGMCGVY
- the mftR gene encoding mycofactocin system transcriptional regulator (MftR, the mycofactocin system transcriptional regulator, is an uncharacterized TetR family DNA-binding transcription factor. Its role is inferred by context. It occurs as part of the biosynthesis locus for mycofactocin, a partially characterized electron carrier derived from the terminal Val-Tyr dipeptide of the precursor peptide MftA, through a radical SAM enzyme-mediated process.), which produces MSAQPARVGRRPSTTRDEITAVAMALFAQRNFDDVSVDDIAAAAGIARRTVFRYYSSKNAIVWGDFDSHLEVMRALLEQTPDTVDISTALRQALLTFNDFPADETPRHRMRMRLILEIPALQAYSMLMYTGWRDVIAQFVATRTGTDPGTLLPQTVAWTLLGVALAAYEQWLADESATLTTLLGKGLDAAEVGLRGLG
- a CDS encoding NAD(P)/FAD-dependent oxidoreductase: MSDADRGVLIIGGGLGAVRTAEQLRRAEFSGPITIVSSEAHLPYDRPPLSKDVLRDAEKTIDAVVLKPREFYDEKQIELRLGAKVVALDPAARTATLDDGSTLEYGEAVIATGLVPRRIAAFPELDGIHVLRTADDSFALRGDAAKARRAVVVGAGFIGCEVASTLRANGVDVVLVEPQPAPLLAAIGQQLGDLVARLHRNEGVDVRVGVGVDAVEGDGRVQSVTLSDGTRLDSDLVVLGIGSRPATDWLDGSGVEVNNGVVCDAVGRTGTPHVWALGDVAAWADADGRPSRVEHWSNVADQVRALVPALLGQEPAANAAAVPYFWSDQYDVKIQSLGHLGDADTVHLISDDGRKFLAYLERDGVLTGVVGCGMAGPVMKMRAKIAAGTPIADVLE